TTGGGGCCGCGGAACTTGACGACTCCCAGCATGGGGATCTCCACGTACTTGCCGGTCGGCTTTACGCCAGGCAGCAGCCAATCGATCTCGCGGTCGTGGGTGAAGCTCATGATGAATTCGTCCACGATCTGGGACGCTCCCACGGTGCGGGAGACGGGCGTGAGCCGCATGTCCGCCGGGTTGTTGTGGATGAAGTGGTAGCGGTAGAAGCGGCTCAGTTCCGCGCTGCCCACGCCCCCGGTCATGGTCGGGATGTGGTTCACGTAGGGTTGATCCACCATCGTCGCCATGGTGGCAGGCACGTTGCGGGTGTCGAACTCGTGCCGGATGTGCTCTTCCCACAGCGCGGACAGATCGTAGTCCGGCCCCAGTACGCGGCGCAGCGCGGCAATGCTGCGTTCGTGGGCGAGCAGCGCGGAAGGCTTGTGGTAATGGTCGCCCGCCGGACGGGCGAAGGCGTGGCCGACACCGGGATAGACATGGACTTCGGTCTTCGGGCAGGAGGCCAGCGCAGTACGGATGGCGTCGCGGGCAGGCGGCGGGCAGAAGTCGTCGAGTTCGGGGATGTGCACCACCAGGCGGCCGCGCAGCCCTTCCAGTTCGCCCAGCGCCTTCTCGATGCCGACCCCGTAGTAGGCCACCGCGCAGGCCACCTCGGGCAACCGGCACGCGGCGAGATAGGCCAGCTTCCCGCCCAGGCAGTAGCCCACCACGCCGAGCCCGGCACCGCTGCATTCGGGCAGGCCACGCAGGCAGGCGAGGCTCGCTCCGATGTCGGCGACGCCGAGATTCTCGTCGAAGCCCTGGTAGAGGGACAGGGCGCGGGCGAAATCCTCCTGTCCATAGCCCAGTTCCACGCCGGCCTGCTGGCGCCAGAACAGGTCCGGCACGAGCACGGTATAGCCCTCCTCGGCCAGATGGTCGGCCACCGCGCGCATCGCGGCATTGACGCCGAAGATCTCCTGGCACAGGACGATGCCCGGCCCGCGGCCATCGACCGATACCGCCAGATAGGCGGCGAAGCTGCCGTCCGCGGACGGCACCTGGATAGAACGACCTTTCATCGATTTCTCCTTTGGGTTGGAATCTGTCTGTCTTTGTCTTGTCCGGGGCATTCAGCCCCCTTTCGTCCGCCCGGCAGCGCGGTACGCTCCACCGGCCTCGCACCCCGGCCTGCGGAACATCCACCGGACCGCCCGCTCGCATCGGCGGGCCCTGGCATGCTGGAACCGCGGGCCCATTGGACGCTTCCGCCGCAGACCCAACTAGCCAGAAACCCTGCGAACACGAGCCGTTTTTTCACGCACTGGCCGGACACTGCAGCCTGCACCGTCGACGATTGCACTCCGTGGCTAGAGGGCGCTGGGCGAGCCGGCCAGAATTGAAGCGAAGACGAACCGGAGAGATCGCACATGGCCCCCAACGACGCCGAACTGCACGCTGCCCACGACCGGCTGGACGGTGCCCGCAACTGGATGGCGGGCATCTGCGGCCCGCATCACCTGGAATCGCGCAGGTCGGGAAGCCTCGGCTTCGTCCACGACGCCGTGCGCCTGCCGACCCTGGGTACGGTGCTGGGACAGATCCGTTACGGCTCCGACGTGACCATAGGTATCGACCGGGACGTGCAACTGGACGGCTACAGCCTCAGCCTTCCGCTGGAGGGCAGCCAGATCCTGCGCAGCCGCGGCGAGAAGCACCGTTCGGATGCGGGCGGCGGCGTGG
This DNA window, taken from Thauera sp. K11, encodes the following:
- a CDS encoding dienelactone hydrolase family protein, which codes for MKGRSIQVPSADGSFAAYLAVSVDGRGPGIVLCQEIFGVNAAMRAVADHLAEEGYTVLVPDLFWRQQAGVELGYGQEDFARALSLYQGFDENLGVADIGASLACLRGLPECSGAGLGVVGYCLGGKLAYLAACRLPEVACAVAYYGVGIEKALGELEGLRGRLVVHIPELDDFCPPPARDAIRTALASCPKTEVHVYPGVGHAFARPAGDHYHKPSALLAHERSIAALRRVLGPDYDLSALWEEHIRHEFDTRNVPATMATMVDQPYVNHIPTMTGGVGSAELSRFYRYHFIHNNPADMRLTPVSRTVGASQIVDEFIMSFTHDREIDWLLPGVKPTGKYVEIPMLGVVKFRGPKLYHEHIYWDQASVLVQIGLLDPAGLPVAGVETAYKLLDESLPSNTLMPSWPGSAGKPITA